One Danio rerio strain Tuebingen ecotype United States chromosome 9, GRCz12tu, whole genome shotgun sequence genomic region harbors:
- the hce2l2 gene encoding hatching enzyme 1.2 isoform X2 — protein sequence MEFTLLIVLFLAGTCLSLPSQVSPNFGARRQRSYSDIEENQTAMDRIIDVNDYQGVFSVDGTNLREGDIAVSGRSQKNCFARSCLWTKSVDGNVYIAYSLSHAYDDADVKNIKEGMELIEQDTCVRFVPRTHQRDYLDIQPKTGCWSYLGARGGRQTISLQSPDCTGSGVTVHELMHALGFVHEQSRADRDKYVTIMWSNIWKDRLRNFEKFKTNNLDTPYDYSSVMHFGKYAFSEDGEPTIVPKRNWNVKIGQRLGPSDLDIMKINKLYSCNMQ from the exons ATGGAGTTCACACTGCTTATCGTCCTCTTTTTAGCAGGAACATGTTTGTCTTTGCCTTCTCAG GTTTCCCCGAATTTTGGAGCAAGAAGGCAAAGGAGCTACTCTG ATATTGAAGAGAATCAAACTGCAATGGATAGGATCATTGATGTGAATGACTACCAAG GTGTCTTTTCTGTGGACGGCACCAATCTCAGAGAAGGAGATATTGCTGTGTCTGGAAGGAGTCAGAAGAACTGTTTTGCCAGGAGCTGCCTGTGGACCAAATCTGTGGATGGAAATGTCTACATTGCCTACTCACTCTCTCATGCGTACG ACGATGCAGACGTGAAGAACATTAAGGAAGGCATGGAGCTCATCGAACAGGACACTTGTGTGCGCTTCGTGCCCAGAACTCACCAGAGGGACTATCTGGATATTCAGCCCAAAACAGG GTGTTGGTCATATTTGGGGGCACGTGGTGGTAGACAAACCATTTCTCTACAATCGCCCGACTGCACCGGGTCTGGGGTCACTGTGCATGAGCTGATGCATGCTTTGGGCTTTGTGCATGAACAATCCAGAGCCGACCGGGACAAGTATGTGACCATCATGTGGTCTAATATATGGAAAG acAGGCTGAGGAATTTCGAAaagtttaaaacaaacaatttggACACCCCGTACGACTACAGCTCTGTGATGCACTTTGGAAA GTATGCCTTTTCTGAGGATGGAGAACCAACTATTGTGCCGAAAAGGAACTGGAATGTGAAGATTGGACAGAGATTGGGACCCAGCGACTTGGATATAATGAAGATTAATAAACTGTACAGCTGTAATATGCAGTAA
- the hce2l1 gene encoding high choriolytic enzyme 1, whose translation MNAMDRILRANQLSRGFPLREGDILSPGSRSAITCLGDSCRWPKAVDGFVYVPYIMSTLYDDMDRITIETGMLDISSSTCVKFVPRTHQANFLNIQPRYGCWSYLGMTGGSQTVSLQSPGCMWSGVASHELMHALGFVHEQSRSDRDRYVSILWENIIENQRHNFRKYETNNLNTAYDYSSVMHYGRYAFSEDGGPTIIPKPDPYIPIGQRDGPSILDIHKINILYNCGGLV comes from the exons ATGAACGCCATGGACAGGATCCTCAGAGCAAATCAAC TCTCCAGAGGGTTTCCATTAAGAGAGGGAGACATACTGAGTCCAGGATCCCGCAGTGCCATTACCTGTCTAGGAGATTCCTGCCGCTGGCCCAAAGCTGTGGACGGATTTGTGTATGTACCATACATCATGTCCACATTATATG ATGATATGGACAGAATCACGATAGAAACAGGGATGTTGGACATTTCCTCGTCAACCTGTGTAAAGTTTGTCCCTCGCACACATCAAGCAAACTTCCTCAATATTCAGCCTAGATATGG CTGCTGGTCATATCTGGGAATGACAGGAGGCAGTCAGACGGTCTCTCTGCAGTCTCCAGGCTGCATGTGGTCAGGAGTGGCGTCCCATGAGCTCATGCACGCTCTTGGTTTTGTACACGAACAGTCCCGCTCTGACCGTGACCGCTACGTTTCCATCCTATGGGAAAACATCATAGAGA ATCAAAGACACAACTTTAGAAAGTATGAGACCAACAACCTCAATACCGCATATGACTACAGTTCTGTCATGCACTACGGGAG GTATGCCTTCTCAGAGGATGGGGGGCCCACCATCATTCCTAAACCAGACCCTTACATTCCCATTGGCCAGAGAGACGGACCAAGTATTCTGGACATTCACAAAATAAACATCTTGTATAACTGTG GTGGCCTTGTGTGA
- the si:ch211-167j6.3 gene encoding uncharacterized protein si:ch211-167j6.3 isoform X2, translated as MMMMVQKDEGLCNSLLELDAIMQEKKHLISQLEEFTLSGTIESKQALLRSLQTEESSLLEQECNLKLKREQLKKAVDAYSNLEQGSQVNSVKPGSSSQSKTTDKTVRKRGARK; from the exons atgatgatgatggtccaaaaaGACGAAGGCCTGTGTAATTCGTTACTTGAGCTGGATGCCATCATGCAGGAGAAGAAACATCTCATCAGTCAGTTGGAAGAATTTACTTTGTCTGG GACTATAGAGTCAAAGCAAGCTCTTCTGAGGAGTTTGCAGACAGAGGAAAGCAGTCTGCTGGAGCAGGAGTGTAATCTGAAACTCAAGCGTGAGCAGCTGAAGAAAGCGGTTGATGCATATTCAAACTTAGAACAAG GTTCACAGGTGAATTCAGTGAAACCGGGCTCATCCAGCCAGAGTAAGACTACTGACAAGACTGTGAGAAAAAGAGGAGCACGCAAGTGA
- the si:ch211-167j6.3 gene encoding uncharacterized protein si:ch211-167j6.3 isoform X1, which produces MKTPQNSLNVTFQDDKEIQDLSKQLEDAKTELQLTNDEVERVNKDVNKCREELDQRMMMMVQKDEGLCNSLLELDAIMQEKKHLISQLEEFTLSGTIESKQALLRSLQTEESSLLEQECNLKLKREQLKKAVDAYSNLEQGSQVNSVKPGSSSQSKTTDKTVRKRGARK; this is translated from the exons ATGAAGACCCCACAAAACTCTTTAAACGTCACGTTTCAGGACGATAAAGAAATACAG GATTTGTCAAAACAGCTTGAGGACGCCAAAACAGAACTACAGCTTACTAATGATGAGGTGGAGCGAGTAAATAAAGACGTTAACAAATG CAGAGAAGAGCTGGAccagaggatgatgatgatggtccaaaaaGACGAAGGCCTGTGTAATTCGTTACTTGAGCTGGATGCCATCATGCAGGAGAAGAAACATCTCATCAGTCAGTTGGAAGAATTTACTTTGTCTGG GACTATAGAGTCAAAGCAAGCTCTTCTGAGGAGTTTGCAGACAGAGGAAAGCAGTCTGCTGGAGCAGGAGTGTAATCTGAAACTCAAGCGTGAGCAGCTGAAGAAAGCGGTTGATGCATATTCAAACTTAGAACAAG GTTCACAGGTGAATTCAGTGAAACCGGGCTCATCCAGCCAGAGTAAGACTACTGACAAGACTGTGAGAAAAAGAGGAGCACGCAAGTGA
- the hce2l2 gene encoding hatching enzyme 1.2 isoform X1: MEFTLLIVLFLAGTCLSLPSQVSPNFGARRQRSYSEDIEENQTAMDRIIDVNDYQGVFSVDGTNLREGDIAVSGRSQKNCFARSCLWTKSVDGNVYIAYSLSHAYDDADVKNIKEGMELIEQDTCVRFVPRTHQRDYLDIQPKTGCWSYLGARGGRQTISLQSPDCTGSGVTVHELMHALGFVHEQSRADRDKYVTIMWSNIWKDRLRNFEKFKTNNLDTPYDYSSVMHFGKYAFSEDGEPTIVPKRNWNVKIGQRLGPSDLDIMKINKLYSCNMQ; the protein is encoded by the exons ATGGAGTTCACACTGCTTATCGTCCTCTTTTTAGCAGGAACATGTTTGTCTTTGCCTTCTCAG GTTTCCCCGAATTTTGGAGCAAGAAGGCAAAGGAGCTACTCTG AAGATATTGAAGAGAATCAAACTGCAATGGATAGGATCATTGATGTGAATGACTACCAAG GTGTCTTTTCTGTGGACGGCACCAATCTCAGAGAAGGAGATATTGCTGTGTCTGGAAGGAGTCAGAAGAACTGTTTTGCCAGGAGCTGCCTGTGGACCAAATCTGTGGATGGAAATGTCTACATTGCCTACTCACTCTCTCATGCGTACG ACGATGCAGACGTGAAGAACATTAAGGAAGGCATGGAGCTCATCGAACAGGACACTTGTGTGCGCTTCGTGCCCAGAACTCACCAGAGGGACTATCTGGATATTCAGCCCAAAACAGG GTGTTGGTCATATTTGGGGGCACGTGGTGGTAGACAAACCATTTCTCTACAATCGCCCGACTGCACCGGGTCTGGGGTCACTGTGCATGAGCTGATGCATGCTTTGGGCTTTGTGCATGAACAATCCAGAGCCGACCGGGACAAGTATGTGACCATCATGTGGTCTAATATATGGAAAG acAGGCTGAGGAATTTCGAAaagtttaaaacaaacaatttggACACCCCGTACGACTACAGCTCTGTGATGCACTTTGGAAA GTATGCCTTTTCTGAGGATGGAGAACCAACTATTGTGCCGAAAAGGAACTGGAATGTGAAGATTGGACAGAGATTGGGACCCAGCGACTTGGATATAATGAAGATTAATAAACTGTACAGCTGTAATATGCAGTAA